The sequence below is a genomic window from Prinia subflava isolate CZ2003 ecotype Zambia chromosome 11, Cam_Psub_1.2, whole genome shotgun sequence.
GCAGGCCCAGAGGATGGGCTGCAGATGGACCACTACAACCCACAAGCACATCCAGGGGCTCCCCCAGCATCCCACGGCGCAGGCAAAGCAGGAGCCCAGGCAGTCAGGGAGGAACAGGAAGCAAGATCCTTTATTGTACACAGTACAGAATGTAATGCAGCTTTGCAGGAGATACATAGCCCTGCTTGAATAAAGATATTTCAAATCAGTCCTCAGATTAACTCCTTCTGCACTGCAGACCTGCCACACCAAGCAGATGGTTAAAAACCTGTCCCCCAAAGTGGGGTTCCCAAAACCAAATGCTCCCCATGGGTACAGGCCACTGCAGCCACCATGGGGAGAGCAACCAAGTCGTCGTAGAGTTAATCTTCATacttcccaaaaaaaaaaaatcagacaaaaaaaaacccaaccaaaaaaaaagaaaagcaaaaccaaaaaacccaaacataaaTTCCAACCGAAGCTAactaaagaagagaaaaaaattcctatACAGCATTTACAATAAAACATGTAGCCTGGTGCAGGGGAGGCAGGTAAGGATATATGAGTGGTGGAGGAGTGTTAGGAGGTGCAGCAAGGGGtaggaggagctggagggaagTGGGGTATTGAGGAAGGGaccccccatccctgcccacctCAGCTTTACAGCCCAGCTCCGAGGCCATGCCAAGCAGGGGGAGCACAGCTGAGCCAGTACCAGGATTCAGCCCTGGCTCCCCTGGGAAAGAGGACTGGAGCAGTGAAATGGAGTGGACCAGATCCTTCGGCAGCCATCCCAGGAAGCCACGGGCATCGAGGGCTCCCCCTGCCACCAGGAAAGCCatgggggtgtccccaggggctccagggacagcagccGAGCTGCAAAAAATAGCTTTgccttaaaatacaaaaaatctACAAAAATCAGTTTAGAAACCTTTAGTATTTTCCTAAAacatcccaaaaaaaaaaaaaaaaaaaaagaaaacaacaaacaacccaaGAGGGAGTTAGTGTCAGGGTCTCCTCCCCCAAAATGCAACCCATGGCCCAtagccagagctggggaggatTGAGGGCACGGAGAGGATGCAGGAGGTTCTACGGGAACAACAGGTTAtatggggagggggctggggaagAAGGCAGAAGGCTCCTGGGGGTTGGGGTAGGATGCTGCGCACATCAGCCCCGGGGTGCTGGCCCAGGCGGCCCCCCCGCGTCCCTCCTCTCTGTGCAAATCAAAGCCCTTTCCTCCACACAAGGCAGCTACGCGGATTGTGCTCGATGCAAAGCAGATTGTCGTGACAATTGGCTCGGCGGCCACGCAGCCCAGTCCTGGGGCACTGCCGGAGCCGGGGCCCGGGGAAGAGCCTGCAGCTTGAGGCCCCCGGCGCCCCAGGACATCACACTGACGCATGGCAGGAGGTGCCAGCCACGGGCAGTCCTGTGCACTAGCCCTTGGAAAGGAAGGGTGGGAATTCGGCGGCAACACACGCGGGGCGTTTTAAATTCCTCGGATCTGTGTGCGCACCCATGCTGTTTGTCATCGGggtctgcttttttttttttgttttctccttttccttatgGACAgccaaaaatattctttttagaAAACCGTGTTTGCCCCGGGTGGACGCGCTAGTGCCGATGGCTCTGCCGGCCGAGTCAGTAGGCGAAGCCCTCCGCGTAGGGAAGGCTGCCGCAGGGATCCCTCTCCAGGAGGAACGCCGGGCTGTCCTCGAAGTGCGTCAGCGGCACCGTCTCCTCCTCCGGCACCGGGCACTCCGGCTCCGTCTTCAGGAAGGGGCGCTGGTTGTCGGGATAGGCCATGGAAAAGAGGGCGTCGGGGTCGCAGACGAATTTGTAGACGTACCGCTCGCCGGCGACCTGCGGGGACGAGGGAGGGCGTGAGAGGGGCCCTGAGcgccacccctgccctggggaagcaCCACACACCTCACACGGGACCTGATCCCTGTCCTGCCGCACCCTGGGACAGAGGGGACGGTCACTCACCTTCTGCATGATGCCCTTCTCGTAGTAGTAGCGCAGGGAGCGGCTGAGCTTGTCGTAGTTCATGGCTGGCCGGTTCTTCTGGATGCCCCAGCGCCGTGCTACCTGCAGGAGAGAGGCGGCAGCCATCAGGGCTGGAACGGGGATCCTCAGAGGAAATCACTACTGAAATGCAGGCTAGAGGCTCGTctggggggctggggcagctgcagcaaaggTGTCACCGTGGTCTGGGAGTggttccctgcctgctgtgatAAATTTCCCGCTGCGACCACACAGCCACCGCCGGATCAGGGGCCAAATCAAAAGTCATTTCATTAGGGAGAGCCTGCCAAAAAAGCTGCTTCAAAATACCACAATTTCCATGCATGGCGCAAGAGATATTATGGGTAATTCCCCACAAGGCGCAGCTCGGCGCtggccacagctgctcccaATTACTCCCCaagcagctccttcctctgTGTCACCCtcccgcggggccgcgcggtTCCGGCACGGCGGCACCAGCACGGAGCTGCTCTGCAAACCCGGGATGGCAGCGGCTCGGGAAGGAGGGAGCCACGGCAGAGCGGCAGAACTCAGCAAAGCACTGCACAGAGGCAACCCCACCACGGCTGGCGACCACTGCCAGCTTCAGGAGCCAGCACACGCCACACCgagaggcagaggaagagcCTAAAGGCCAATCTCTACAGCTGACTGGAGAGTAGAGATAGGTGTCTCCCTCACGGGGGAAGGTCCTGTTGCATGGGAAGGATTCAGCCAGTCCTGCATCCAGGGCAGGGCCTCTCATACCTCCTCAGGCTCGATCAGCTTGAACTCCATGCCCCGGCCGGTCCAGGCGATGAAGTGGGCGTTGGCAGGGTCATCCAGGAGGGTCACCAGGaactgccagagctgcagggaccCGCGCCGCTGGTAGGGAGGGCCCTCACGGTACAGGGTGGGCTCCTGCTTCACTTTACCTGCTCGCACAAAGACACCTGGGTCAacaccctgctctgcctctctcccaggctgtgccaccagcagcagacAGGTACAACAATGGATCATCCCTGTGCCGAGACACCTGAGCAGGATCAGGCCacgggctgggagaggggagaggtgCTGGGGATGGTGCTGCAGGCAGGTAAGTGTCAGGGACAAAGATGGAGCACAGCCCTGATGCCAAGCTGCCACGTGGGATGATGCTCAGCAGCTCTCAAGAGCACCGTGCCAGCACTGCTTGGCTTTATAAGCTTTATAAACTGCAGATCCCAGCATCCCCACATCTTCCTCCCAGAGCCCCGGGTCCCCTGCAGGCCTCCTCTAGGGCCAGGTTCTTACCCTCCAGCCTCTCGGGTACCACGCATGTGTCATCAAAATACAATCGTGTGTCCTTTTCATATGAAAATCCTGTGGGGAAGAGACCCTTCGTGAGCATAGGGCACCTCAACTGCCCTGGCTGGACCCCAAAACCCCTGGCTTGGCTGAATCCAGCACAGGACCCCAtccacagctctgggagcagacCCATTTCCAGTTATTTCAGTGGCTGAGCCCCCCTCACTGCTCCCAAACCCTGTTAGCAGTTCTGTCAGGCACATTATCCCAGATTACACGAGCCCTCACAGCACGcccacaggggctgctggctgctgttggggctggtgccagggctgcatGTGGCTCTCATGGGCCCCGTGGGTGTTTTCTGGGTGCCCAGGAGTGCTGCCTGCTACAGGTGAGGGGTGAGACGGGTGAGAGTGGGGGAGTCACTCACCGTCATGGCTGTTGGGGAAGACATTCCCCTGTAGGTACGAGGACTGGCAGTTAGGCACTTCTGAGGGGGAAATGAAATGACATTATGGTCACAAACCCTGTGGGTGCCACCACGGATTTGGCAGCATTTTCTTTACCCCGAGCACGTCCTGCTTCAGGTGAAGTCTGGGaaccttcctcccttccccacgCTCCCTGGCCCACTACCTCCACCCTCAacattggggaaaaaaccccagtatgATTTGGGATGGCACTGGAATTGAGACAGGAGCATGGGCTAAGTCAGCTCGAGCTTTCACAGGCCTCACATGAAGGGAGGCACTGCTGCGCCTCCCCTGCCATCTGCTTGGCTGTGCCACCCTCCATCCCGAGGTTGGGGTATTTTTAGGTCCTAAGGCGATTAGAGGATTTTTCCGTGATGCTGGTAGGGTCCAGCAGGCAGCAAGCACAGCTGGCCCTAGGCCAGAGCCGAGGGGCGCTGGGGCACCCCAGCCTGTGGCTACAGCACTGACCACACCACTGGCACCAGGTGAACGCCTGCTCTATCCCCTGGCtttggaaaaggaggagagagaggaaagaaaactgcaaaGCAGTATCCCAGCACCAGGGGAGCTCCAGGGTGACACAGCATCCACTGCCCGAGGCTCAACCCTGCCCCTGCCACGCTGATGGCAGAGATGCTCTGCTCCGTGGAGTGTCACTGATGTAACCCCACCCTGTCCCCGGCTGTCCCTGACCCACACCCACCTGAGTCAATGCAGTAGTCCCGGGGCTCCTGCTTGATGCCCATGGGGGGCTGGAAGCTGTGGCCGGGGGGGCCGGGCAGGCCAGGGCCGCCGTGCTCGTAGAGAGGGTCGTGGTACTCCTGCTTGAATCCCTGAGGGGGGcggggggcagcagggcccaGGGGCTCCGACAGCTGCCGGTGGTAGATGGGGCGGCTGTCCCCGGGCACCCCGGCCTGCGGCGGGAAGGGGTGGCAGGGCTCAGACAGCTGCCTCTGGAACCTgcgggggaaggaggaggcttTACTGAGGAGCAGGGGTCACCCCACACCAGAACTGCCTGGCAGCTGGGTGCCTTCAGCCTGGGGAGCTCCCAGGGTGCGCCCACGGCAGGCTGGGAGGGTTCCTCAGAAGCACAGCCACCACAGGGGCTCATCCCATGGGGTGTTGAGAAGCCCTGTGGCCCCCTCTAAGTGCTGAGAACCCCAAGATGGGACAGCAGGGTAACACATGGGCCACCACAGTAAAGCACTCTGGCCTTCAGGTATgtggagaagaaggagaaaaggaaaacaaaaaaaccactccccaacactCCTATCTCTGTAAACCAGTAAAATCTGTGCCCAGCGTGGGGGGCAGGGGCCAGGGATGCTGTGCATGGGTGGGCGCTTACGCAAAGCCAAATCCACTCGGCAGCTCCAGCCGGCTGCTAATCCGCCCTCGCAGCTGGGATTAGCCCCGCACCCGACAGCAGGGAGCACTATTTTGGGCTCCTCggtgctgccaccactgctcccagagctccctTTCTGCTGCCGGCCATGGATGAGGCACCACCTCGAGGGGGTGCCGCCACATCCCCTCGTCCTCCGGCACCTTGAAAGGTGATCTTGGATCTCCGTGCCGGCTCCTCTCAGCCGGCCTTGCACCATTTGGCTTTGTAACCcgagctctcccagctgccgGGCTGGGATTACTCCATTTCCGAGCCATGTCCCCCTGCCCTTCCTGAATGAAACCCaagccctgtgctggcacagtgCTTCCCCAGGGGTCGcagccagcccctgcacagcctgaaGGTCACACGGAGCCCCTCTTTGCTGGGGAGGGATGCTTGCCTGCTGTGGGCACACTCCAAGGGCCTCCTTGGCCCCACTGCATGGCCTTTGCCAGGCTGCCACATCTTGTCCCATGCCCACAGGAGTGACACGGTGGCTGTCACAGCAAAGGACATCCAGAGGCCACAAGCAGAGCACCTACTGAGAGCACCCACAGGAGCAAACCGAGGGTGAGGGAAGGGACTGGCAGAGCCTCCAGGGATATGGGAGTGATGGGGGATGAAGccacagcctggagaggaaggagggaacaGGGGTCTCCCATCACAGCCCACAAAATCAAGGTGATGCCATGCAGTGCATGGGGGAGCTCTAGACCACCCCCAGCCCGGGGTGCacatgggcagggcagggcagagatgGTCACAGCTCCACAGACCAGCGGGGCTCGGCTTGGGAGGCAAcgaggagagcagagccctgacTCAGGACCATCACCTGTTGGAACAGGGGCAACCTGTTGGATGCAGGAGTCAGCCTCTGCCTCCCTTGCCTTCCCCAGGAGGGAGGCAAAGGCTCTGCCCAATGTCCAGGGACTGCAAGGAGCAGTTCCCTGTCAGCAGGAGAAAGAGCCACAGGATCCCAACAGGAAGTGGCAACTTTTGCCACATGGGACCGCAGGCGACAACGCTTGGCCCACCGACTGCAACCGCAGCAGGGAGGCAAAGGCAAAAGCGTTTCTGCTTCCCCCCCACCCTCTGGAACCCCCAACCCACCCCAGGAGCGCCCATACAGCCCCGGAGGACTCCGTGGCCCTGGGGCGGGGCTGCCTCACCTGTGCTCTGCGGGGTATTGGTTCTCAGACATCATCTTTGGCATGTGGGCGGGCGGCCGTGGCACGGCGAAGGGCGGCTGCTgccgctgctcctgcagggccgcgccgggggcggccgcgggcacggccggggccgCCAGGGCCGCCCCGGGGTGCGCGGGGGACACCGGCGTGGCGGGCGGCGTTAATGGCTTGAACCCGGCGGGGGGTTTCCTGTCGtaggcactgccaggggagagGGGCATGGGGCTGACACCCGCGGGGTGACACCCATGGGGACAGCGCCGAGCGGCGCGTGGGGCCCGCGGTGTCCCCGTGGCACCTACCAGCAGTTGTAGAGGCACTTGTCCCCATAGCCGGCACAGAGAGCCTGCTCGTGGCTGCAGGACGACAGCTCCGAGGACGGGCTGGGCAGCTCCCGCTTGATCTTGGCCGGAGGTGGGGCGTGCAGGACCACTGCAAGGACAGCGAGGAGGACACGGGCTCACCCACAGGGGAGAGGGCGATGGGAACATCTCCCCTGCAGGCATCGGCTCTTTGCTGGGGAATCAGTGCTGAGTTATGCCCTGGGAGCACTCAGCAACTGAACCAGGGTGCCCTGCCAGACCCTAACACTGGTGGAGAAGTGAGCCAgggtggcaggggagggcagagtTGGGACAGTCACAGCAGCCCAGGACATTGTTCTTGGAAGGGGAATCGCTCCTGACTGGGGGACAGAGCAAGGGCTGTGAGaggggcacaggcagctccacaaCAGCCTTGGATGAGACATTTGCTGTCCGCCAGCCCCTCAGCACacggagcagagctggcagtggggCCTCCCTGAGACACAGAGCACGGGGTGAGGGGGCTTGACAGACTGGAGCCCCAACACTTCAAAAACAGCATCCCACTTGCCCTCACAGGGGCATACCCACTCCCAGGATCCACCTTCCCGCAGCTGAGGTGGTCCAATGGGATCTAGGCCTGGGGTCCCACAATTGTACGAGCTCTAGTGACAAACATCCCATTAAACCCAAATCCTCTCCACCCACTCCCGAGCTCACTTGCTATATATAATTATAAACGGAGTAATATATGCTTAAGctaattaatttctaaaagcAGGCGCCCTAGGAAAGGGAAAGCGCCTCAGAGATCTGTACCTAAATAGTGCCTCAGAGGAGAGCCAAGACTAATCGGAAGTGGAGTATTAGCTTCATGTGAAGCCTAAACACAGCCCAGCTACACTGGAGAGGAGCAAATAGCTCCAGGACAACTGTTCACAGCTTGCCAGGTAATTAGCTGCTCCCCTAATTTGTCAAAACCTTTAAAGAGCTGCTGACTCCCCTTTCTACCCATCCCCCCCTGGAAAGGCCTCAGTACAGCTGGTACCAAGGGCATAAACCCCCCCCTCTCCGAGAAGGATTTGAAACACAAAGCCCAGCgctgagccagcacagccccccacACGCCTTCCCCCCGCTCCCAAGCCGGATTTATCccactcctccttcccccctccccagagaGGTTTTGCCACTCTCAGCATTTCCAGCCTTAAAAGGGGGCCAGCATGGCAGCGGCAAAGCACAGGCACCCCGCGAGCCATGGGAAAGCAAAGGGGAACTGCCTTTGGAAGGGCTCCAGCTGCCTATCTCGGGCATGGTTCTCCCGAACAGGCTCCGTGTTGTTGGAGCGAGTTGTTTTTCCGCCAGGCGTACAATGGGGTCTGGTtattcattgaaaaaaaaaagcctccagTCCCTGAGCAGGCACCACCCTCCATTCACAAACACTTCGTAGTGCTCCATTCATGTggctgagggagggaaaaaaaaaggaagga
It includes:
- the ETV5 gene encoding ETS translocation variant 5 isoform X2, with product MNEKRSGRGHANHCALIGRLRPRPLSRSQWCSAERRAGGRRATLQPIRWRGRPSGGSPLASAEGKQAARGGARRRPLVRGLRAGAERQRGARARRAAAPSPAPLPACPAAAEAAAPRPAAHLPEPGRDPPSRAGVDAERAGGTARFARTMDGFYDQQVPFMGPGKSCTEEGRGRPGSDRKRKFLETDLAHDSEELFQDLSQLQEAWLAEAQVPDDEQFVPDFQSDNLVLHAPPPAKIKRELPSPSSELSSCSHEQALCAGYGDKCLYNCCAYDRKPPAGFKPLTPPATPVSPAHPGAALAAPAVPAAAPGAALQEQRQQPPFAVPRPPAHMPKMMSENQYPAEHRFQRQLSEPCHPFPPQAGVPGDSRPIYHRQLSEPLGPAAPRPPQGFKQEYHDPLYEHGGPGLPGPPGHSFQPPMGIKQEPRDYCIDSEVPNCQSSYLQGNVFPNSHDGFSYEKDTRLYFDDTCVVPERLEGKVKQEPTLYREGPPYQRRGSLQLWQFLVTLLDDPANAHFIAWTGRGMEFKLIEPEEVARRWGIQKNRPAMNYDKLSRSLRYYYEKGIMQKVAGERYVYKFVCDPDALFSMAYPDNQRPFLKTEPECPVPEEETVPLTHFEDSPAFLLERDPCGSLPYAEGFAY
- the ETV5 gene encoding ETS translocation variant 5 isoform X4, with amino-acid sequence MDGFYDQQVPFMGPGKSCTEEGRGRPGSDRKRKFLETDLAHDSEEIILQIMAVLFILLWSTKVFHSVPELFQDLSQLQEAWLAEAQVPDDEQFVPDFQSDNLVLHAPPPAKIKRELPSPSSELSSCSHEQALCAGYGDKCLYNCCAYDRKPPAGFKPLTPPATPVSPAHPGAALAAPAVPAAAPGAALQEQRQQPPFAVPRPPAHMPKMMSENQYPAEHRFQRQLSEPCHPFPPQAGVPGDSRPIYHRQLSEPLGPAAPRPPQGFKQEYHDPLYEHGGPGLPGPPGHSFQPPMGIKQEPRDYCIDSEVPNCQSSYLQGNVFPNSHDGFSYEKDTRLYFDDTCVVPERLEGKVKQEPTLYREGPPYQRRGSLQLWQFLVTLLDDPANAHFIAWTGRGMEFKLIEPEEVARRWGIQKNRPAMNYDKLSRSLRYYYEKGIMQKVAGERYVYKFVCDPDALFSMAYPDNQRPFLKTEPECPVPEEETVPLTHFEDSPAFLLERDPCGSLPYAEGFAY
- the ETV5 gene encoding ETS translocation variant 5 isoform X5 translates to MNLLGGIRGPRGLAAAHLPEPGRDPPSRAGVDAERAGGTARFARTMDGFYDQQVPFMGPGKSCTEEGRGRPGSDRKRKFLETDLAHDSEEIILQIMAVLFILLWSTKVFHSVPELFQDLSQLQEAWLAEAQVPDDEQFVPDFQSDNLVLHAPPPAKIKRELPSPSSELSSCSHEQALCAGYGDKCLYNCCAYDRKPPAGFKPLTPPATPVSPAHPGAALAAPAVPAAAPGAALQEQRQQPPFAVPRPPAHMPKMMSENQYPAEHRFQRQLSEPCHPFPPQAGVPGDSRPIYHRQLSEPLGPAAPRPPQGFKQEYHDPLYEHGGPGLPGPPGHSFQPPMGIKQEPRDYCIDSEVPNCQSSYLQGNVFPNSHDGFSYEKDTRLYFDDTCVVPERLEGKVKQEPTLYREGPPYQRRGSLQLWQFLVTLLDDPANAHFIAWTGRGMEFKLIEPEEVARRWGIQKNRPAMNYDKLSRSLRYYYEKGIMQKVAGERYVYKFVCDPDALFSMAYPDNQRPFLKTEPECPVPEEETVPLTHFEDSPAFLLERDPCGSLPYAEGFAY
- the ETV5 gene encoding ETS translocation variant 5 isoform X3 gives rise to the protein MNEKRSGRGHANHCALIGRLRPRPLSRSQWCSAERRAGGRRATLQPIRWRGRPSGGSPLASAEAAHLPEPGRDPPSRAGVDAERAGGTARFARTMDGFYDQQVPFMGPGKSCTEEGRGRPGSDRKRKFLETDLAHDSEEIILQIMAVLFILLWSTKVFHSVPELFQDLSQLQEAWLAEAQVPDDEQFVPDFQSDNLVLHAPPPAKIKRELPSPSSELSSCSHEQALCAGYGDKCLYNCCAYDRKPPAGFKPLTPPATPVSPAHPGAALAAPAVPAAAPGAALQEQRQQPPFAVPRPPAHMPKMMSENQYPAEHRFQRQLSEPCHPFPPQAGVPGDSRPIYHRQLSEPLGPAAPRPPQGFKQEYHDPLYEHGGPGLPGPPGHSFQPPMGIKQEPRDYCIDSEVPNCQSSYLQGNVFPNSHDGFSYEKDTRLYFDDTCVVPERLEGKVKQEPTLYREGPPYQRRGSLQLWQFLVTLLDDPANAHFIAWTGRGMEFKLIEPEEVARRWGIQKNRPAMNYDKLSRSLRYYYEKGIMQKVAGERYVYKFVCDPDALFSMAYPDNQRPFLKTEPECPVPEEETVPLTHFEDSPAFLLERDPCGSLPYAEGFAY
- the ETV5 gene encoding ETS translocation variant 5 isoform X1, with the protein product MNEKRSGRGHANHCALIGRLRPRPLSRSQWCSAERRAGGRRATLQPIRWRGRPSGGSPLASAEGKQAARGGARRRPLVRGLRAGAERQRGARARRAAAPSPAPLPACPAAAEAAAPRPAAHLPEPGRDPPSRAGVDAERAGGTARFARTMDGFYDQQVPFMGPGKSCTEEGRGRPGSDRKRKFLETDLAHDSEEIILQIMAVLFILLWSTKVFHSVPELFQDLSQLQEAWLAEAQVPDDEQFVPDFQSDNLVLHAPPPAKIKRELPSPSSELSSCSHEQALCAGYGDKCLYNCCAYDRKPPAGFKPLTPPATPVSPAHPGAALAAPAVPAAAPGAALQEQRQQPPFAVPRPPAHMPKMMSENQYPAEHRFQRQLSEPCHPFPPQAGVPGDSRPIYHRQLSEPLGPAAPRPPQGFKQEYHDPLYEHGGPGLPGPPGHSFQPPMGIKQEPRDYCIDSEVPNCQSSYLQGNVFPNSHDGFSYEKDTRLYFDDTCVVPERLEGKVKQEPTLYREGPPYQRRGSLQLWQFLVTLLDDPANAHFIAWTGRGMEFKLIEPEEVARRWGIQKNRPAMNYDKLSRSLRYYYEKGIMQKVAGERYVYKFVCDPDALFSMAYPDNQRPFLKTEPECPVPEEETVPLTHFEDSPAFLLERDPCGSLPYAEGFAY